CAAGCCATTCATCTTCATCGGGTACGACTCTAACACTAAAGGCTATAAGTTATATGATCCAAATTCGCAGAAAACTGTGATTAGCCGGGACGTGGAGTTCGATGAAGAAGGAGTACGGGATTTCGGCTCGGACAATAACTTCTCATTCATACCTCCGTTTGGAGATCAAAGAACAGGCGAGCAGACGGGAGAGgagcaacaaaaaaaaacaactccACATGCATCTCCTACATCAACTGTCACAGGCTCGCCACCATTTTTTTTGAATGAAAGAGCCACACAACACACACGAAGTTTGGATGGAGTGTATGAAGACACCCAAAGGTTAGAAGATCTTACCTTGTTTTGCTTATTTGCTGATTGTGAACTAGTTAGCTTTGAAGAAGCTACAACAAGTGAAAATTGGCGAGTCGCGATGGATGAAGAGATCAAAGTCATAGAAAAGAATGATACGTGGGAGCGGGTGACACTGCTAAAGGGACACAAGGCCATTGGAGTTAAGTGAGTATATAAAATCAAGAATAACTCCAATGATGAAGTTGAAAGATATAAAGCCAGACTCGTCGCAAAAGGATATAGTCAAAGAGCTGGAATAGACTATGACGAGGTATTTGCTCAGCATGTCGAATGCTTGGAAGAATTTGACTCAATGTTTGACAACCCAACCTGCAAATAATGGCCTAAATCAAAAGGCACCGAACCAAGAACTGCTCGTTTCAAAGATGAGACATCCGTCAGCAAATACTTCTTATATGGGATTCCTAGAATTTCTAATGTTTCAAGATTCGGGGTACAGATTCTCAGCTCCGAAACCAAGGTTAAATCTTCAGTGTCATAAAGGTATTTGATTATAGACAGCTCTTTCAAACTAGTAGATTGGATAATCAAATTTCCACCTTTGtgaaaataattcaaacaaaAGACTTCCAACTGAGGAGTAGCACCCAATATTTGGTGAATCACATCTGCATTGGCACTTAATCCATCAAGCTTCAAACTCTTGAGTTTATTCCACTGCACACTCCCATAAATCTCCAAGTTACAAGATTCGAGTGACATCTCTTTTAGGGATGAACATGAGTAGAAACACGGTGCCACACGGTAAACTTCCTTACCATCTAAATTACTCCTAGATATTGTAGAATCGCACAACATATGTAAATGTAATTCTTCAACTCCATTTCTTTGGCCAAAACTCACCCACAAATCAACATCATTAAACATAAGTGATTATGCGAATGAAACCTGAATTTCAAAATCCTATTCCCATTCCAGCATAATAGAGCCTGATTAACAAAATTACGAAGCTTAATATCATCAAACAACATAGCACGATTATCGAAATTAAGAAAGGGAGCAGTGGTCCAAAAGCTCCTCCAGCGTTTGGATAGAAGAGATGTCCTAACCACATCCGTCATTGGTAACCTCCAAAATATGTCAAATATTAACACATCCGGCAACTCTCGTGGTATGTCGCGATGTAAATGCTTTAGGTTTTCCATCTCTTAAtattcaaaatatcaaaacccTGAGACATAATCGAGTTGAAAATTAGCTCGAAGCAATAACATATTctatcaaatccatgaatatttcATGCCACAAAACCACCAAAACTTAATCAAACTCAACGTTTACATGAATATATTCAAAGCAACaacaaataatatcacaatCGACAAAATCAAAACCTCCAAACCATAAAATCAAACTCAAAATTTACCTAAACATATTCACAGCAATTACTAATAACGTCAAATCCTCGAATATTTCATTTCGTAAACCTCTTAAAAGTTAATTCAGCTAAAAATTTCTCCAAGCAGTGGCGCATAGTATCAAATAAAAAGCTCTGAAACAAATCAACTCAAAATTTAcctaaacataccaaaatactTCCTTCTATCGGTTTGCAAGTGGTGAAGTCAGTATTATGATGTATGAAAAGATATGAAAGTGGTGAAGTTGGAATATGAACAACCGTACTAACTCGTGTGCCTATGAAACAGAATGCCACCGAGACGTGGACGTGGACGTGGAGATGGACGTGGACGTGGTCCACGAGTAGGGCGCAATGGGGAGGAACGGTCCGAGGAGAGTGTTGGAAATCAAcccccgccaccaccaccacctccacctccacctcaagAAAAAGGATACATCAAGACATTTTTGAAGCAAAACCCCCCACAGTTTGATGGACTTGGAGAGCCACCAAAGGCAGAGGCCTGGATACGCGCCCTCGAGCGTATATTCGAGTttatggagtgcacagatagggaacGTCTCGCTTGTGTGACTTTTCAATTAACTGGGCCTGCAGATTTTTGGTGGGATACTAAGCGAAGAACAATGAACCCCGCACGCCGTGAGGCCCTGACATGGAATGAATTCAAGGAGGAGGTGTACAACAAGTACATTCCCATGAGCTACAGACGGGCAAAGATAGTTGAGTTCCACACCCTAAAACAAGGAAGCATGACGGTGACGGAGTACGACCGTGCTCTTTGTGAAATGACCCGATATGCACCTGAGTTGGTAGACACAGATGAGAAAATGGCCGAAAAATTTCGTTCTGGTCTTAGACACGAAATAAGGGTAGCCGTGGCCAGCCGTAGAGGAGTTACATACTCCGAGATTTTGAGTTGCGCTTTAGATGTGGAAGAGGCACTGCCTAAGGATGAGACGGTagcgaatcctacaccaccaacACCACAGCAACAACATAACTCTCGAGACAAGAGGAAATGGGATGGGGATCAGGGTCCATATGAAAATAAGAGGCAACAACATATCCAGACTGCTCCCAATCAGAGGGGTAATTTCCGACCTAGGATTCCTCCATGCACTATATGCTTTAGGAACCACCGTGGAGAGTGTAGACTCAAGTTTGATGGATGCTACAACTGTGGTGGAAATGGTCATTTCTCTAGAGATTGCCCAAGTAAGAATGTTGGAGTAGGTGTAAGGCAAAACGACCAAGGACCACGCCCACAACTTCAAGCAATTCAAGCCGACCCAAGAGGAGACCCAGCTCCACCCCCAAACCAATAGTAACATTGTGGTTGCGAGGAATACGCTTGAGAATTTGAAGATAAGATGGAGAGTACTAGGAAACGTTTAGTTATATTTttgcaaatttcgggacgaaatttttgttaagatggtaGATTGTAACGCCCGACTTTTCCCTATTCCTTTAAGTTGCTTTTGGATTACTGTCGAATTTTTTTTAGCCAACTATCGTTCCGTTTTATTTTGGAGAGTTTatggaattatttttattttgagagcctatggaatttttttttttttaagaagccgaaattttaaataaagattcAGTAGAGATCTTCTTCCTCCGTGATAAGATTTCCTTCATCCGTGATCTGCaattaaatcacaaataaattcaaatttattcaaaataaggaaaaaaaaaagaaaagaaaaagaaaattcgaATCCTCCTCTCCCCCACGTTGAAACCGCTCCTCTCTCCCAGGAATCTCTCTCCCCACTCCACAAATCTCTCCAACTTCTCAACCAAATCTTCCTCCTCTAAATTCCTACTCCTCTATAATATTGCTGCTTATTTTCGTTCCTCTCCCTGCAGCAAACAGAGGAAGTCTGCAAAATTTCTACTCAAGGTAAGCTAAGTCCTATCGATTCACATCTAAACTTTCTCCTGCTCCAGAGTCTAACATCAAAGTGTTGCTTTTGGCAGTAATCAAATTCTCCAGCTTCAAGAACCAAACTTTTCAGATCCTTGCTGTGTTGATTCCTCAATTCACAGAGGTAATCTCCTACCCAATTCTAAACATGAATTATCACATTCTGCTCCATACACATCATTATCCGATCAAATCACACAATCAAAACCAATCGAATCTTTTaagaatcaaaatcaaactAAGAACGGAAGAAACATACCTTGAATAAAAACCAAGCTCCTCAGTTGATTCGGGtcgtttcggggctgttcggagttgTTCGGGGTTGGTTCGGTGATGGACGATGGCTGAATTGGCCGACGGCAGCAGCGGGCGCGGCTGAATTGACCGACGGCAGCAGCGGGCGCGGCTGAATTGGACGCCGGCAGTGACGGCGTgcgacggagcagcggcgcGACAGCAGCAGCTCTTCCGGCCGGCGACGTGAGATGAGTTGGAGGAACGACGGAAAATTTTGGAGGTTGAGAGCTCTGTTTTCTTCGACgggagagagaaatagagagagTTAGGGGAGAGAGGTAGATAGGCagtggagagggagagggagagagaagagagtggCCGACGGGTTGATGGGGGGAgatgtttcttttttttattttgggccaTTTTGCTTTGGGCCTTGATTTAATAAAATTGGGCTTTTGTTTTAGATTTGGGCCTCATAAATTAAATGGGAGGATGTATTAAATCTATGAGATCCATTTAAATCTTTGGGCTTTAGTTTGTAATTGAAGGTATAAGGTGGAGAAAATAATTAAGACATGAGCTTTTAATTCAATCTTTGGACTAATCCTTTTAGGCCCTACTAAATAAATGGGAGAAATAAGGAGGGCTTAGATAATAATTAACTTggatcaaattaattaaatccttgggccgataatttaattgtggggaattatttatttaagtcTCAGAATAATTCAAAgtacgaaataaatataattgcgaaGGGAAATAGTTGTGATAATTTAGTTATGCGCTTGTACaatttttgggaatttattccgacatcgtggtggaaatacgaggagccaacggaggaacttTGGGCGGCcaccgaataatcgaaaaccgagaaacgagatagacaatttttaattagggtgcatgcatcttatttatttacttgattcattgtgttgatttatgtgctatttaaatgctaaaggtgattccctgcaagcgagacgtgatatcaagggaagggaaataatttcgaattaaggacttaagcgaacgaggtgggctttctttttaaataagggcaatgcccaaagtatatttttatgtgaaaatgatatgaatatttgtcatgccgtgttttgttttattctatggaacctatctgatgtggcttttgccatcaatggataatcgaattcgggtctgtctagggagtgagtccctattcaggctagtgtacacctatggagatcgtgagccgtcttttgggtcggccggtctagtgacttggaatgtggccacattctttgtcatcaatggatcagatatggtagacatctatgggaaaatgactgatcagtcgaattttacattggaaatgattttagtgtctcgggcattttcaaagttaaacctgaggtcactcaatggtggcatgataaatactttttataaaatgttttcggcatcagtccactgagtgcatcaagtactcagccctgcatttcttttttaaaaatgtgcaggttgagcgtgacgggtgcggtgggtgttgagcaagactgttgaagaaatttaagtgtttagaatgtgtcatgtcttcacacgtggcatattcattctctcaaatgcttccgctaagtagttgttcttcttttgagttcgtgtatcgttgagatattttcatttggagttgttgattgttgagatactctgattttattcgagctattcccagttgtttcgagctatggtcgagttgtgttgtttttcccctttcttccccgcttctttaatcctcccctagtcgcgatcaaccgtgttttctatccttagaaaatgtggGCGTGACATTGGAATGATAGTGTATATAGTAAGTATTCAATCAATAATAGCTGCTAATCAAATGATCAAATTTTTTTCTCTTGATTTCATGCACTTTTACgttgaaagaaaataaatgtgAAGAACTTTAGCACTTTCAATACTCTGTTCGGTATGAATTTGGTATAAAATTTATGAACATAAGAACTTTGGTAACAGACATTAAAGCTAGATAAATGACAATCTAAGTTTAATCATTAGTTGTCGTTTGTTACACAAGGAAGTTAGCAAGTGTGCTACATATGAAAACGGCATCAGCATACTCAAACAATGTAAGATTGCTCTACAGCACTGAATAAGCATATAGTACGAAAATACAATCCGCAAAATGAAACTATAATTGACACAGCACAGCAAGTCGAACGAAAGAAAAGGAAACCTAGCTTCCCTCCCCAGAGAAGCATACTGTTGCCATTGATATTTGAAAGAAAATGTACGACAACAGCTAGTAATTACACGTCGAACAAGACTATCAGTTAGTTGGCTGAGGCGTTCAGTATAACTTGGTGAGATTAAATGTGCAATTAGTCGAAGATCTCCACATCCCCAGCAGCTTCTGTGACACCAAAAACAAAGAATCTGATGCTGCAGGTGACTCGGTTTCATTTAAATAGAAAACAAACTTTTCTAGCTTGCTTGCGTATTTTAACATAATCTCAGTCAATGGAAATATGCCATAGCCCTCATACCAATAAGAAACCTCTGTTGTCCTCAACCGAAGAAGAAAGGACTCGGGGATATTTTCCTCAAACTTGAGTGACTCGGTGTCATCAAGGAGCCAGGCTTCTTCAATCTCATCAATGACCAATCTCTCCAACTGAGGGAAGATCTCTAGAATACCTACTACTTGTTTGCAGTCATACAAACAACATGTAAGTTCTAAGGATTTGACATTCTGAAAAGCTGAGTTCgcacatttcattttcaaagCTCCAAGCTCCTGATATAACCACAAATAAGTTTGATTATATTCATAACAAGATAGAGGCGAGCACTAATGTTGTAGGAATTCCCTCAAATAAAAGAATGTCACTAATTCCTTATCATTTGTGGATATTTCAATACTAGCATTTTACCTAGCTGCAATTGGTTATATGCTAATGACTTATAGAGCAAAACCTACTTGGCCAAACATAAAGAAGCAATGACAAAAACACTGGCCAACAAGTGTGCTTTTGATTTTTGTTAAAATCTCTATTATGCAATTGTTATGATCTCTACATACAAATTATTCCTCACTGATCATCTACAATAATTGTACAAGTCATAAAAGATAACGCCAAAGAAACCAAACCTTGGTGCAACAGTATTATAATTCAATGTTTTCCACATGTTGAATGCTTGGAAGAATCTGACTCAATGCGTTTGGCAACCCGACCTTCGACATATGGTCTAAATGCATCGAACCAAGAACTGCACGTGTCAATGATGAGACATCGGTCAGCAAATACTTGTATGGAAGTCCATTAATTTCTAATGTTTCAAGATTTGGGGTACAGATTCTCAGCTCCGAAGCCACAGATGAATCTTCACTATCCCATATAAACTTGTAAATAGAAGCTCCTTCAAACTAGTAGATTGGATACTCAAGATTCCACCTCTGTCCTTATATTTCAAGTTAAAGACTTTCAACTGAGGAGTGCCAGACAATATTGGTTAATCACATCCGCAATGGCCCTTATACCACTAATCTTCAAACTCTCGAGTTTATTCCACTGCACATTCCCATAAATCTCCAAGTTACAAGAATGGAGAGATAACTCTTTTAGGGATGAGCATGAGTAGAGGCACAGTGGCACACGGTAAACTTCCTTACCATCTAAACCACGCCTAACTGGTGTAGGATTCCACAATACatgtaaatataatttttcCACTCCATTTCTCTGGGCAAAATTCACCCACATATCAACATCATTAAACATTGAACTCGCAAGCTCATGACGCAAATTAAACCGGAATTTCAAAACCCTACTCCCATTCCAGCATAATAAAGCCCGATTAACAAAATTCCGAAGCTTACTATCATCGCCAAACAACATAGCACTATTGTCGAAATTTAGAAAGGGGGCAGTGGTCCAAAAGTTCCTCCAGCGTTTGGATAGAAGAGATGTCCTAACCACATCTGTCATTGGCAACCTCCAAAATATGTCAAATATTAAACAATCGGGCAAATCTCTTAGAAGGTCCTCATGATTACATCTCTTTAGCTTTTCCATCGCCAAATAATGGTTTAATCAAGCTGAAGAAGCAATAACACATACTATCAAATCCTCGATTCCAAAAACATATCAAACTCGAAAAAAATCATATATACATTCAAATCAATAACACGTGTTGTCATaatcgataaaatcaaaacataatcaaactcaaaatTTATGTAAACATATTCGAATTAATACCACATACTGTCAGCAAATCCTCGAATATTTCATTAGCAAtcgaaaaaaatcaaaacttgtAAAAGTTAATTCAGCACAAAATTTAACTCGACACACTCCAAGCAATGTCACATACTATCACAATCGACAAAATCAAAACCTCCAAAACtcataatcaaactcaaaatATACGTAAACCTATTCGAATCAATACCACATACTGTCAAATCCTACTCGAATATATCATTTAGCAATCGAAAAAATCAAAGCTTCTAAAAGTTAATTCAACAGAAAAGTTACCAAGCAATGTCACATAAATATTCAACTTAGAATTTACTTGCACTATCAAATCCTCGAATTATTTCACTAAGCGTCCTTCCCTCTCTTTGCTGCACCAAAAAAAATCTTTTTCGGTATTTACGGATTTAAGAAAAGGTAAATTGCCGTACACTATCAAATGATTCAAATCCTCgaagatttatttttatttacctttttaaaatactaataaatttcaagattattttttatttaccaTATTTACGGATTTACCTTGTATTGAGAAAAGATAAAGATAtagtattttctaaaataaaaataaaaaaagtagtaTTATATCTTTTCAGATACTCTTTCCATTACTAAGTTTTTCATAtagtaattatattttttatttttttaattacctcCCCTCTTGAATAGCTCTCatggtttataataaaatatactccatatttttattGAAGGTAAAAAGGTTGGCTAATTATAATAATGATTTTGATGgcttgaatttttttaaaaaataagccTTTAATTCCAACTACATTAccacaaaaatatttaaatttaaaattatttttaatttcatagactctcaatttaattttgatactccataaaacaaatatttcaaaacGAAGTATTCAGTAGTCATCTACATTTAGTTCGTATGCACGTTAAACGCGATCCCAAAAATTgtcaatgatttttttttgggactatttgttttcattttttttccatttttcattttattgaaaggtacaattaaatattaatgtttataatttttcattttaactaATGTGGTTgatttactttttactttttaaatttgaaataataaatcaaactgtagaaaacggagggagtataatattcaATAGTATAAGTTCTACTTATCATTTACTTTTTCCattcatgaaaaatagtctctTTTCAATTTTCTGatatccataaaaaatataaatggaaATTTTTACTCTCATCTTATTTTATCCACATTTTCTcctctattactttaccaattgcgcATAAAACCTGTGTCATTTACAAATTTGTCTATATTTTGTGGATAAAGCCggtatatataagtgggacttATACATACCACAAACTTTTTTCTatccattttttaatatttcttaaaacttgtaccATAAAAAAATAAGACTCTTACTCGGGAATTAAGGAAGTATCATACATTTGATTTCGCTTAGTTTCGTGTGCTTTGcgtttttttggttttttatgtttgtttaaCTAGTGGATGTTTTATCATGTGCTTTTTGTTATTGCTTGTGACTTGTTCTCTATCTTGGAGATAATGTAAGATAACTTTCAAAAGAATAAAGTTGACACACAACTTCATAATGTGTGTTGCTCGCAATATTTTTGGCTTGAGCATTTTATACATGTCAAAAACATCACTAATTTCATTATAAGTTTGGGATAAAATTGACATAGGGAAttaaaggaagataaaataacATTCTAGGTGTCATCAATAGTCAATTTCATGATGCAAGGAAGTTAGCATATTAAAAGAACATCACCTTACACCTAAAGTGAGACATTGCTCTATTGGGTTGAATAAAGCATATGCAATCCCAAAATGAGACCAAAGTTGATACATGCCAGCAAGCCGAACACAAGAAAGGGACACCAGTCGGTTCTCATGACAGAATGGTGAGATCAATCGTGCAGTTAGACGAAGATCTTCGCATCCTGAGCAGTTTCTGTGACACCAATAACAAAGAATCTGATGGTGCAGGTGACTTGATTTCATTTATTTGGAAAACAAACTTTTCTAGCTTGCTTGCGTATTTTAACAGAATCTCAATCAGTGGGAATATGCCGTAGCCCTCAGACCAAGTAACCTCAATTGTCCTCAACCGAAGAAGAAAGGACTCATGAGGGAGAATTGCCTCAAACTTGAGCGGCTCGGTGTCATCTTTGAGAGTGCCTTTTTTCATGTTTTTAATGACTAATCTCTCCAACTGAGGGAAGATCTCAAGAATCCCTACTACTTGTTCGTAGTCATCCAAACTACATCTAAGTTCTAGGGATTTGACATTCGGAAAAGCTGAGCGCGTACATTTCATTTTCATAGCATCAACCACCTGATATAACAATACATTTGATTATATTCACAACAAAATAGAGGCACTTCAAAGTTCAAAGGGATGCTGTAGGAATTCACTCAAAACCTAGCTGCATTGCTGCAATTAGTTATATGCTAATGACTTATAGAGCAAAACCTACTTGGTCAAACATAAAGAAGCCAAAAAAATAACACTGCCGCCACCAGACAAGTGTGCTCTATCATGTACTAATTGTTCTGATATCCACACACAAATTATTCCTCACTGCTCATCTAATATAAATGTTTAAGTCATAAAAGGAAACGCAAAGAGACTAACCTTGGTGCAACAGTCTGATAATGTCACATTTTCCGCTTGTTGAATGCTTGGAAGAATTTGACTCAATGGGTTCGAAAACCTGGTCAGCATAACATGGCAAAAAGTCGGCAAACCAAGAACTACACGTGTCAAAGATGAGACATCCGCCAGTGAATACTTCTTATATGGAAATCCTCTAATTTCTAATGTTTCAAGATTTGGGGTACAGATTCTCAGCTCGGAAACCACAAGTATATCTTCACGGGTTAAAATGTTCTTTTGAATATACAGCTCTTTCAAACTAGTAGATTGGATACTCAAGTTTCCACCTTTGTCAACATAAGTCAAGTAAAAGACTTTCAACTGAGGAGTACCAGACAATATTTGGTTAATCACATCTGCAGTGGCCCATATACTAATAATCTTTAAACACTTGAGTTGATTCCACTGCACATTTCCACAAAACTCCAAGTTACAAGATTGGAGTGTTAACACTTTTAGGGATGAGCATGAGTAGAGGCATGGTCGCACACGGTAAACTTCGCTACTATTAAAACCAGCCTTAGCTGTTGTATAATTGCACCACACATGTAAATGTAATTCTTCAACTCCATTTCTCTGGGCAAACTTCACCCACAAATCAACATTATTAAACATTGAACTCGCAAGCGCATGACGCGAATGAAACCGGAATTTCAAAACCCTACTCCCATTCCAGCATATCAAAGCCTGGTTAACAAAATTCCGAAGCTTACTCTCATCACCAAACAACATAGCACGATTATCGAAATTGAGAAAGGGGGCAGTGGTCCAGAAGTTCCTCCAGCGTTTGGATAGAACAGATGTCCTAACAACATCCGTCATTGGCAACCTCCAAAATATGTCAAATATTAACACATCAGGCAACTCTCGTAGTAGGTCCGCATGATTACATCTCTTTGGGTTTTCC
This portion of the Salvia splendens isolate huo1 chromosome 10, SspV2, whole genome shotgun sequence genome encodes:
- the LOC121751573 gene encoding putative F-box protein At1g49610: MENPKRCNHADLLRELPDVLIFDIFWRLPMTDVVRTSVLSKRWRNFWTTAPFLNFDNRAMLFGDESKLRNFVNQALICWNGSRVLKFRFHSRHALASSMFNNVDLWVKFAQRNGVEELHLHVWCNYTTAKAGFNSSEVYRVRPCLYSCSSLKVLTLQSCNLEFCGNVQWNQLKCLKIISIWATADVINQILSGTPQLKVFYLTYVDKGGNLSIQSTSLKELYIQKNILTREDILVVSELRICTPNLETLEIRGFPYKKYSLADVSSLTRVVLGLPTFCHVMLTRFSNPLSQILPSIQQAENVTLSDCCTKVVDAMKMKCTRSAFPNVKSLELRCSLDDYEQVVGILEIFPQLERLVIKNMKKGTLKDDTEPLKFEAILPHESFLLRLRTIEVTWSEGYGIFPLIEILLKYASKLEKFVFQINEIKSPAPSDSLLLVSQKLLRMRRSSSNCTIDLTILS